From the Nitrospira sp. genome, the window ACGGAATGTACTTCGCCATCCCGCGATCGGCGCACACCTTGGTCAAGGCGGCGGTCAACGTGGTCTTCCCGTGGTCCACGTGCCCGATCGTCCCAATGTTCACATGCGGCTTCTTCCGCT encodes:
- a CDS encoding GTP-binding protein; its protein translation is MAKAKFERKKPHVNIGTIGHVDHGKTTLTAALTKVCADRGMAKYIP